In Solibacillus isronensis, the following are encoded in one genomic region:
- a CDS encoding phosphoglycerate kinase: protein MFLKKSMNDVDVKGKRVFVRVDFNVPMDEGRITDETRIRAAIPTIEQLVNAGAKVILASHLGRPKGEVNEDMRLTAVGERLSELMDKPVKKLDESIGSDVEAAVNNMQDGEIILLENVRFHKGEEKNDEALAKEFAKLADLYVNDAFGAAHRAHASTEGIAKHVPAVSGLLMEKELDVLGKALSNPERPFTAIIGGAKVKDKIGVIENLLDKVDHLIIGGGLVFTFVKAMGHDIGKSLLEEDKIELAKGFIEQAKAKGVQLHMPVDAVVANEFSKDAETKVVAIDAIPSDWMGLDIGPKTAENYAEVIKQSKLIIWNGPMGVFEMEKFANGTKTVADAMATTDGYTIIGGGDSAAAVEKFEVASKMDHISTGGGASLELMEGKELPGIVALNDK, encoded by the coding sequence ATGTTTTTAAAGAAATCAATGAACGATGTAGATGTAAAAGGAAAACGCGTATTTGTGCGTGTCGATTTTAATGTGCCGATGGATGAGGGCCGCATTACCGACGAAACGCGTATTCGTGCAGCTATTCCAACAATTGAACAACTAGTAAACGCTGGAGCAAAAGTAATTTTAGCTTCACATCTTGGCCGTCCAAAAGGCGAAGTAAATGAGGACATGCGCTTAACAGCAGTCGGCGAGCGTCTTTCGGAATTAATGGACAAGCCAGTTAAAAAATTGGATGAATCAATTGGTTCAGATGTGGAAGCAGCGGTTAACAATATGCAAGACGGCGAAATAATCCTGCTTGAAAATGTTCGTTTCCATAAAGGCGAAGAGAAAAACGACGAAGCATTGGCAAAAGAGTTTGCAAAATTAGCGGACCTTTATGTAAATGATGCGTTCGGCGCAGCTCACCGTGCACACGCTTCAACAGAAGGTATTGCAAAACATGTACCGGCTGTATCAGGTTTGTTAATGGAGAAAGAGCTGGACGTACTAGGTAAAGCTTTATCCAATCCAGAGCGTCCGTTCACAGCAATTATTGGTGGAGCGAAAGTTAAAGATAAAATCGGTGTTATTGAAAACTTATTGGATAAAGTGGATCACCTGATTATCGGCGGCGGTTTAGTATTTACATTCGTCAAAGCGATGGGCCACGATATTGGGAAGTCATTGCTGGAAGAAGATAAAATCGAGCTGGCAAAAGGCTTTATCGAACAAGCAAAAGCAAAAGGTGTACAACTGCATATGCCGGTTGATGCTGTCGTAGCAAACGAGTTTTCGAAAGATGCGGAAACAAAAGTTGTGGCAATCGATGCAATTCCATCTGACTGGATGGGACTGGATATCGGGCCGAAAACTGCTGAAAACTATGCAGAAGTCATTAAACAATCAAAATTAATCATTTGGAACGGACCAATGGGTGTATTCGAAATGGAAAAATTCGCAAACGGTACGAAAACAGTAGCGGATGCAATGGCAACCACAGACGGCTACACAATTATCGGCGGCGGTGACTCAGCTGCAGCGGTAGAAAAATTCGAAGTCGCTTCGAAAATGGACCACATTTCAACAGGCGGCGGTGCTTCATTAGAGTTAATGGAGGGTAAAGAATTACCGGGAATTGTTGCGTTAAACGATAAATAG
- the gap gene encoding type I glyceraldehyde-3-phosphate dehydrogenase, translating into MALQLAINGFGRIGRLVFREAMKHEEFEVVAVNDLTDAKQLAHLLKYDSVHGVYDADVQAEDDAFIVNGKRIQVLSEKDPANLPWGELGVDVVLECTGRWRSMEEVSKHIEAGAKKAILSAPAQGDMPTYVMGVNHTEYDPAQNVISNASCTTNCLAPLAKVLDEKFGIKRGMMTTIHSYTNDQRILDFPHSDPRRARAGAVSMIPTTTGAAIAVSKVLPQLKGKLDGFSMRVPTPNVSCVDLVVELEKDVTTDSINAALKEASEGDLKGVLAYNELPLVSIDYNGNPASSTIDGLSTMVMEGRMAKVVSWYDNEIGYSTRLMDLALYIAEQGIEKA; encoded by the coding sequence ATGGCATTACAATTAGCAATCAATGGATTTGGACGAATCGGACGTTTAGTATTCCGTGAAGCAATGAAGCACGAGGAATTTGAAGTAGTTGCAGTAAATGATTTAACTGATGCGAAACAGCTTGCACATTTATTAAAATACGACTCAGTACATGGAGTGTATGATGCAGACGTTCAAGCAGAAGATGATGCATTTATCGTAAACGGCAAACGCATTCAAGTGCTTTCTGAAAAAGATCCTGCAAATTTACCATGGGGTGAACTTGGTGTAGATGTAGTTTTAGAATGTACAGGTAGATGGCGTTCAATGGAAGAAGTATCAAAACATATCGAAGCCGGCGCGAAAAAAGCAATCCTTTCTGCACCAGCACAAGGCGATATGCCAACATATGTAATGGGTGTTAACCATACGGAATATGACCCAGCGCAAAATGTTATTTCAAACGCTTCTTGTACAACAAACTGTCTAGCACCACTTGCAAAAGTGTTGGATGAAAAGTTCGGCATCAAACGCGGTATGATGACAACAATTCACTCATATACAAATGACCAACGTATCCTTGACTTCCCGCACTCTGACCCACGTCGTGCACGTGCAGGCGCGGTATCAATGATTCCGACAACTACTGGTGCAGCAATCGCAGTATCAAAAGTATTGCCACAATTAAAAGGCAAATTGGACGGTTTCTCAATGCGTGTTCCAACACCTAACGTTTCATGTGTTGACTTAGTTGTTGAATTGGAAAAAGACGTAACAACAGATTCAATTAACGCAGCATTAAAAGAAGCATCTGAAGGCGACTTAAAAGGTGTTCTTGCTTACAACGAATTACCATTAGTATCAATCGACTACAATGGTAACCCGGCTTCATCTACAATTGACGGTTTATCAACAATGGTAATGGAAGGTCGTATGGCGAAAGTTGTTTCTTGGTATGACAACGAAATCGGCTACTCTACTCGTTTAATGGATTTAGCTTTATATATCGCAGAACAAGGTATCGAAAAAGCGTAA
- a CDS encoding sugar-binding transcriptional regulator, translating into MTDISFFAAERKLMPEIDALFQKRFRVLQAIATFSPIGRRALGEQLQMTERDIRNETTVLSEQQLILIQKKGMICTPKGYEVIEQLYELYRELSGIVAMEQQLTNIFGIARVIIVPGDAEQDETVKQQLGKVAAQVLQQIAPAKANIAVTGGSSVASMKEYLSDCPVLSDAKFIAARGGMGDEMTFQANTIVSKFSKRCGATYRTLFLPEHLSEQAYEAMKDEPIIREMITLYEQVDIVIHGIGAAQEMALRRKSSQHEQQLLEEKGAVAEAFGYYFNANGDTVHHLRTIGIQRDQVNKAKHVLAIAAGRNKAAAIQAYFKNAASQTILITDEQTASTILEN; encoded by the coding sequence TTGACGGATATTTCATTTTTTGCAGCTGAGCGTAAACTAATGCCTGAAATTGATGCTCTTTTTCAAAAGAGATTTCGAGTTTTACAAGCAATTGCGACATTTAGCCCGATTGGCAGACGTGCTTTAGGAGAACAGCTACAGATGACAGAGCGTGATATCCGGAATGAAACAACGGTCCTGAGCGAACAGCAATTGATCTTGATTCAAAAAAAAGGCATGATTTGCACGCCAAAAGGGTATGAAGTAATAGAACAGCTTTACGAACTGTATCGTGAGCTTTCCGGTATTGTAGCGATGGAACAGCAGCTTACAAACATCTTTGGCATCGCACGTGTCATCATTGTGCCAGGTGATGCCGAACAGGATGAAACGGTAAAGCAGCAGCTCGGAAAAGTTGCGGCACAAGTATTACAGCAAATCGCACCTGCAAAAGCCAATATTGCGGTTACAGGCGGCAGCAGTGTTGCATCGATGAAGGAATATTTATCGGACTGCCCGGTGCTGAGCGACGCGAAATTTATTGCGGCACGCGGTGGTATGGGTGATGAGATGACATTCCAGGCGAATACAATTGTTTCGAAGTTTTCAAAAAGATGCGGGGCAACATACCGCACATTGTTTTTGCCGGAGCATTTAAGTGAGCAGGCGTATGAAGCGATGAAGGATGAACCGATTATTCGGGAGATGATTACACTTTATGAACAGGTGGACATCGTGATTCACGGAATCGGCGCAGCACAGGAAATGGCGCTTCGACGTAAAAGTTCACAGCATGAGCAGCAATTACTTGAAGAAAAAGGCGCGGTTGCCGAAGCATTTGGCTATTATTTCAATGCAAATGGCGACACGGTTCATCATCTGAGGACAATTGGAATTCAGCGTGATCAGGTAAACAAAGCGAAGCATGTTCTTGCCATTGCGGCAGGCAGAAATAAGGCAGCTGCGATTCAGGCGTATTTTAAAAATGCCGCATCGCAAACGATTTTGATTACAGATGAGCAAACCGCAAGTACAATTCTTGAAAATTAA
- a CDS encoding glutaredoxin family protein, whose amino-acid sequence MIIKFYSKPDCGLCVEGLHTLKIVQEDIDFTIEHYNIEEDDEAHEKYMLMIPVVEYNGDVVQYGQLDYATLYEALVD is encoded by the coding sequence ATGATCATCAAATTTTATTCAAAACCTGACTGCGGACTTTGCGTTGAAGGGCTCCATACGTTAAAAATTGTGCAGGAAGACATCGACTTTACGATTGAGCATTATAATATAGAAGAAGACGATGAAGCGCATGAAAAATATATGCTGATGATCCCGGTTGTTGAGTATAACGGCGACGTTGTGCAATACGGGCAGCTGGATTATGCGACATTGTACGAGGCGCTGGTGGACTAG
- a CDS encoding TPM domain-containing protein, translating to MVSLLLWLMLIPLQAMAAIPEKPAYNSYVYDYANVLSDDVEQNLIQSAKALEGSTGNVIVMMTVDTIDGMDAFEFGTETVRSWGIGDEALGNGMLIFATTEQGPGQNDVWITVGGGLEGDYPDGKIGSMIDTYMLPYLKNDDYTNAFASIFSVFYEEMGGEAGGADLVQPVASNDDDGISIGFIILIIIIYFIITKFGGGGGPGGRRRTARRVYRSGGFGGFGGGGFGGGGGSSGGFGGFGGGGSFGGGAGRKF from the coding sequence ATGGTATCGCTTCTTTTATGGTTAATGCTCATACCACTCCAAGCGATGGCAGCCATACCGGAAAAACCGGCCTACAATTCTTACGTGTACGATTATGCGAATGTTCTATCCGATGACGTAGAACAGAACCTGATTCAGTCGGCAAAAGCGCTCGAAGGTTCAACGGGAAATGTCATTGTCATGATGACTGTTGATACAATCGATGGAATGGATGCGTTTGAATTCGGTACAGAGACGGTGCGCAGCTGGGGAATCGGGGATGAAGCGCTCGGTAACGGTATGCTTATCTTTGCGACAACCGAGCAAGGACCAGGGCAAAATGATGTATGGATTACGGTCGGCGGTGGTCTGGAAGGAGATTATCCGGATGGGAAAATTGGCAGCATGATCGATACGTATATGTTGCCATATTTAAAGAACGATGATTATACAAATGCGTTCGCCAGTATCTTCTCCGTTTTTTATGAAGAAATGGGTGGTGAAGCAGGCGGTGCGGATTTAGTACAGCCTGTTGCGTCAAATGATGATGATGGGATTTCAATCGGCTTCATCATATTGATCATTATTATTTACTTTATCATTACAAAGTTCGGCGGTGGCGGTGGCCCAGGCGGACGCCGACGCACAGCACGCCGAGTATATCGCAGTGGCGGTTTCGGTGGCTTCGGAGGCGGTGGCTTCGGAGGTGGTGGCGGTTCATCGGGCGGCTTTGGCGGTTTCGGTGGCGGCGGCTCATTCGGCGGAGGCGCGGGCAGGAAGTTCTAG
- a CDS encoding LemA family protein, translating into MLKKNERGSAVLVALIAIVALIVIAAMLVVPKYNKLVTGEETVDAAWAQVENQLQRRFDLVPNLVNTVKGYAEHEEEIFTQIADARTQYGNANTVEETADANNELSSALARLLVVVENYPNLKADVQFTRLMDELAGTENRLTVARKDYNDTVQQFNNDVRRFPGNLIAGMFSFDQKDYFEIKEGVEEAPAVDFGD; encoded by the coding sequence ATGTTAAAAAAAAATGAACGAGGCAGTGCCGTATTGGTCGCCCTTATTGCAATTGTTGCGTTGATCGTCATTGCGGCAATGCTTGTCGTGCCAAAATACAACAAACTGGTAACAGGTGAAGAAACGGTGGACGCAGCATGGGCGCAAGTCGAAAACCAGCTGCAACGTCGATTTGATTTAGTGCCGAACTTAGTAAATACGGTTAAAGGCTATGCCGAACATGAGGAAGAAATTTTCACACAGATTGCAGATGCCCGAACACAATACGGGAATGCCAATACAGTAGAAGAAACGGCGGACGCAAATAATGAGCTGTCTTCTGCATTAGCCCGTTTACTTGTTGTAGTTGAAAACTATCCGAATTTAAAAGCGGATGTACAATTTACACGATTAATGGATGAACTGGCAGGGACGGAAAATCGCTTAACGGTAGCGCGTAAAGATTACAATGACACGGTTCAGCAGTTTAATAATGACGTTCGCCGCTTCCCAGGAAACTTAATCGCGGGCATGTTCAGTTTTGATCAAAAAGACTACTTCGAAATTAAAGAAGGTGTTGAAGAAGCACCGGCTGTCGATTTTGGCGATTAA
- a CDS encoding spore coat protein — translation MYTQSSQSQDNQMPLSTNHGAHELLDVHEVLSAMIGGLNQYVLLRDQVQDSELLSIMDRQYAFMLDEYNITVEAFKTGHDPKHPTRTYNMNMGNDTIYGLKPGEPKKPITSASEINDGIISGFLLSCHKAGATGKTGAALESTNPVVRRVLQDSVPNCIEMAYEISLYQNKKGYYQVPQLSPQDMSAMLNMYGKADQAKNMPN, via the coding sequence ATGTATACCCAATCATCTCAATCTCAAGACAATCAAATGCCCCTTTCAACAAATCATGGTGCCCATGAACTTCTGGATGTTCATGAAGTACTAAGCGCTATGATCGGCGGATTAAACCAATATGTTTTACTTCGCGACCAAGTTCAAGATAGCGAGCTTCTTTCTATTATGGATCGCCAGTATGCGTTTATGCTTGATGAGTATAATATTACTGTGGAGGCCTTTAAAACAGGTCATGATCCAAAACATCCTACACGCACCTACAATATGAATATGGGCAACGATACTATTTACGGCTTAAAACCAGGTGAGCCGAAAAAGCCGATCACTTCGGCAAGTGAAATTAATGATGGCATTATTTCAGGTTTCTTGCTCAGCTGCCATAAAGCTGGGGCTACAGGAAAAACAGGTGCTGCTTTAGAAAGCACAAACCCGGTAGTACGTCGTGTGCTACAAGATTCAGTACCAAACTGCATTGAAATGGCCTATGAAATTTCATTGTACCAAAACAAAAAAGGCTATTATCAAGTGCCACAACTATCTCCACAGGACATGAGCGCAATGCTCAATATGTATGGCAAAGCAGATCAAGCGAAAAATATGCCTAACTAG